The stretch of DNA GGGGTCAGCGCGAAGACCTCGCGCACGCCCCGGGCGATCGCGTCGTCGGTCGCCTTGCCGGTGCCCATGCAGTCGACGAGCACGCTGGTGGGCTCGGCGACGCCGATCGCGTAGGAGAGCTGCACCTCGCACACATCGGCGAGGTCGGCCGCGACGATGTTCTTGGCGATGTAGCGCGCCATGTAGGCGGCGGAGCGGTCGACCTTGGTCGGGTCCTTGCCGCTGAACGCGCCGCCGCCGTGGCGACCGCGCCCGCCGTAGGTGTCGACGATGATCTTGCGCCCGGTCAGCCCGACATCGCCGTGGGGCCCGCCGATCTCGAAGCGACCGGTGGGGTTCACATGGATGATGATCCCGGAGTGGAACCACTCGCCCAGCACGGGCTTGATGACATGCTCGACGATCTCGCGCTTGAGGGCGTCCTGCTTGTCGTTCCAGCGCTTGTCGTGCTGCGTGGAGAGCACGACGGTGTTGACCTTGTCGGGGTGCGCCGTCGTGTCGTGCGAGGGGTACTCGACGGTGACCTGGCTCTTCGCGTCGGGGCGCAGGCCCGGGATGATCCCCTCGCGCCGGACCTTCGCCTGGCGCGCGACCAGTTGGTGCGCCAGTTCGATCGGCAGGGGCATCAACTGGGGCGTCTCGCGGCAGGCGAAGCCGAACATCATGCCCTGGTCGCCGGCGCCGTCCTTGTCCACGCCCATCGCGATGTCGGCCGACTGCTTCTTGATCGCCTGCAGCACCGCCATCGAGTCGGCGTCGAACGCCATCGCCGGGTCGGTGT from Phycisphaeraceae bacterium encodes:
- the metK gene encoding methionine adenosyltransferase; protein product: MSRRLFTSESVSMGHPDKVADQISDAILDAMLAVDPRARVACETMVSTGMAVIAGEITVDGWVDVDTVVRDTVREIGYTDPAMAFDADSMAVLQAIKKQSADIAMGVDKDGAGDQGMMFGFACRETPQLMPLPIELAHQLVARQAKVRREGIIPGLRPDAKSQVTVEYPSHDTTAHPDKVNTVVLSTQHDKRWNDKQDALKREIVEHVIKPVLGEWFHSGIIIHVNPTGRFEIGGPHGDVGLTGRKIIVDTYGGRGRHGGGAFSGKDPTKVDRSAAYMARYIAKNIVAADLADVCEVQLSYAIGVAEPTSVLVDCMGTGKATDDAIARGVREVFALTPRGIIESLKLRAPIYSPTARHGHFGRDPGARADGAPTFTWEKTDKVDALRAAVR